AACAACTGGAGCGAATGTATCTCCGTAGTGAATCCCATCTTGTTGGGAATATCTTTTAACCATCAATCTTGCCCTATATTTGTTGATTGAACCGTCGGGATTTAACTTTCTTTTATAGACCCATTTTACGCCAATTACCTTTCGATCTCTTGGTTGTCAACCAGCTCCTTTATCATGTTTATCTCCTTCTCCATAGGTTCTTGCCACTCCTTGTGTTTGGAAGCCTCATCGAAATCTTTTGGCTCCTCAAAAGTGAAGTAGAATCTCTCATACTCTTCTGTATCTTGAATGGAGGAACATTCTACATAAATTTCAGATAGATTTCTTTTACCTTGTGCTCCTGTAACATTCTCCACATTGTCATTTGGGGATGGAGAATGTGCTTTAGGAGTTGATGGAGGAATAGGAGAATCATTGTTGTTGGTTGTGTCAGCATTACCTTGTGGATGCTGGGGATGATCAGGGAGTAAGGTCACATTTGTTTCTATCTTCTTTTCCTCCCAAGTCACATTTGTTTCTACCTTCTTTTCCTCCCAATGCCTGGCTACTTCATGGGAAGATGTATTTTCGAAAGAAGATTCTTGAGTCTTGAACTTCTGATCATGGGCATCTAAAGATTCAATTAGCTCTGTCACGGTGAGCTTCGATAGATCTCTTGATTCTTCAATAACATTGACAATCATGTCGAACTTTTTTGGCAAAGTTACGAGAATTTTCTGCACAATCCTCGTATGCCCGACATCTTCACCATATATTTTCATTTGGTTAACTGTCTCCATTAATCTCCAAGAGTAGGTTTTTATGTCTTCATTCTCTCCCATTttcaatttttcgaaattttttcttAAGGCATTAAGGCGTAACGCCCTTATCCTTTCATCACCATAGAATTCTTTTTGGAGTAAATTTCATGCTTCTTTTGCGGTAAAAGCCCACATTATTTTTGGAAAAATGATCTCCGAAACGGTATTAAAGATGAAACACAAGGCTTTGGCGTCATTTATTTCatcctcttttattttctttaaggtTGTTTCAGTGGTTGGAACACCTTCTTGTTGTTTTTGAGGACCATTTTTCACTATCTCCCATAGTGCATTTGCTCTTAAGAAGAGCTTCATTTTAATGCACCAATGGTCATAATTTTCTCCTCCAAATAAATCTAGAAAATCTAGAGGAGCAGGTAAAAGAGTGTTTGATGCGGAAGCCATAGTTTTATTTTGTTGCCCTTAAGATCTTTAgagctcttgataccacttgttggtaTATGGGGGAGTAGAGTAAGTAGAGTGGAGATTAGTTGTTAGTTTAGTTGATTAGTTGAAAATTGATTAGTTGAAGTTTAGTTTGAAGGAATTAGTTTGTGTATTATTTGTTTGTGAATTTTTTTGGATACACTTGGTTCATAGAAATGGGAGGGGAGGTCCTCTATTTATAGACCTCCTCCTCCTTTTACATCCCAAGAACACTCTAGAATAGGACATTCTAGAGTGGCCTAGACATGGAGCTCTCTAGAGTTCCTTACCACTTATTTACATGTCTAGAAGGTTTtaggttgttctacataaaccTAGAATATACATGACTCTTCTATATCCTTTTAGACTCTTCTAGTTGTTTCTACATTATTCCAGGACATTCCGGATAACTCTAAAACATTCCGGAAACTTTTAGAATACGCTAAAAGTCTCATCATCTTGAGTAGTGTGAATTGTGATGCTAAAGACTTATCCAACTAGTTGGCATATTAGCAAGTAGGAACAgaccgtcttgcttgtgacgatcATAAGATTGTaatctctcataaccctcttccTACTttctttgaatctttgttaaGTGAATTCCATGCATTTGGATTTTATTGTACAAGATTAAATAAGAGTAATAAAGTACCAAAAAAATCTAAAActgtatagtttttttttttttaaataaacgcACTTATGTTACGGGTAAGAATCGAACCCCCAATTTTATGGTTAGAATAAAAAAGCTCTTACCATTAGAGCTAACGCTTGTTCAAAAACTAATACTCCGTATACTAAAATTTCTCTTATTTACATTACCACATCCAGTCATCCACATACGTTGGAAAGGAATAGGTTAATAGGTTATAGAACGACTTAAATATGATAAGAAAATCGAAATCGTTCAACCTCCTCACACAAATTTCATTTGAACTTTCATGAAATTAATAACAGTATTTAAAAATACCCAAAATGACGAGATTTGAGATTATCCAAATCCAAAATGATACACAATTAAATTGATCCAAATTAAACTGAATTGTTCATCTGACACATAATCGCGCACCTGAAACAAACACGAACCCAAATTGGTACGAACGACCCAtcatctatatctatatataagtataatatatctatctatctatatctatatataagtATAATAGAAGAACCACTAAACATTCTTCTGTCCACGTGTCAGCACCACAGCAAAAATTTTCCCGCTCAACATTTTGCCTAATACCGAGCTATCTTCTCTCTCCCACACATTGTATTGTATTAACCCTAATTGTTCTATTGTCGCTGCTCTCTTCTCTCTCACTCATGGTTCCTTCTCCTTCCCTTCATATTCTGGAATCCTCCCCTACACACCGAAAAACTCTCCATATCCGGATCCATTATACTCCGTATTGATTAAATGAGACATGATGTACAACGGTGCTATTGATTACAAAAACAGAATCACAGAGGTGCGTAGTTCTGTAAATTTCAGTTTAATAATTtttgttaattactaattatcAATTTGTTTATACATTTGTTTATGGTCATATAAGTTGGTATGTAGTTTTATGTTTTGTTCTTCCATATATGATACACCCCACCACGGCATGTTTCATACAGTTGAATAAAAGATGCATATAGATAAACAATTGGATACTACTCTGTATTATTTCCATTTCCCACTTCCGTTAGAAGTTATCATATTCTTTATGATTTTTTTTCTGAAATTCATTGTTGTCTCCCACCCAACCTTTTCCTAATTTTTTTGGTTCTATCCCTTTGAGTAATTTCTCTTTGAATAAAGGTTACCGGTTTCGCTTAATTACCTTACGAATCGGGAATTGATTCGCACAAATTACAGATTCGAATATCGAATTATGCTGTTTGGTTATAGTTTTATCAAAAATATGAATCGCTTATTCGTATTACGAATTAGTGTCGTCGTATTATGAATCTGGTAGCCGTGTTGGTAACTACCACTGGATGACATTTGAGATAGTTATTACTCATTTTGTTTTAATCAATTATGTGTTGAATAGTCATGATACTAATTGAGTTAAACACAGGGAGCGTATTGTTGGTGTGTTCTTATTCTCTGTTTTACACATCTTTGGACACCAATTTACAAATGATTTATCGGTTAATTCAGAAAAATAAAAGATAGTCCTCTTTTCAAATTACATTTTGGCCTATCTTTCAATGGTTTTAAAATCGGTATATAGTATCTTTTACATTCTATtcatttgtttatctattttattccttgataaacaaatgattggtacGTAGGGAGTATTTCTTTATATGGTTTGTTATACGCGAATAAGAGAATTGTGTATATTGCTGATGATAAACTGGAGTTAGAAAGATGACAGACTTCATTATAGTTATCATGGGCTTCAGAAAATTTAGCTGCATGAACTTAGAATACTTTGAAAACAGGTTAATTGTTAATTAGGTGGGGACACAATTGGAATAAGCTTCTATAGATTATGTTGATGAAAACCCACAGAGCCATAACTCCAGAAGTGATAAGCAGTAGATTAGTTAATTTGCATCATTTTGAAAAAAATATGTTTCATGATTTTGAATCCTAATTTTCAAGTATCTatctatataaaaaaaaattatttgtttttCATAAAATAAGTGAATTTGACACTTGGACACGCACCCGTATGAGTCCGAGCAAGGTAGCTTAATATACACTAACATTCATTTGTCTATACTCGGCATCTCTTTGTAATAGTGTTTAATCATTCTCAGAGGAGGGTTCTGCAATGCTATCGAACACCCTGTAAGTATGGTTTTCATAGTAATTTGAGGATTGAGGAATTTTGATCGGATTAGCAATATGTTGttgtcaaaataaaataaaataaaatatgcaaTTCACATACTGTTTGATTAAATCTCTATGAGCTTTTGCTAAAAGTTTTAGCTTCTTagtaatttataaattacaaATATCATTATTCATGGTCTGATCTACATAAGAGAGCATAGGCCATTGACTCGAAATGTCGTAGGTTTCATGTGGAGACGTAAACCAATCCCATGCTCTTATTTTATGTATGTCCTTGTGTGCATTATAATTATGAGTGTGCTGGCATTTATGTAGAGGAATTTTGGGTTAGAATCTCTTCAGTGATGTCCTTGTGATCTCTTTCAAAGAGGGATCAATCTCAAACAAATAGAAAACAGGAACACTGAAATGAGATAAGAGTATTCTTACTTAATTTCTTTTAACCATAATGAAGCAGCAATACTTGGTTAAGAAAAAAATCTATTTAGCTCACCTGAGTCACCTTATTCCCTGTGCGTGAGAGACTATGTGGCTAAATCAGATATCCTCatacctttttttttcttatacTCCGTACATATTATATTAAGGAACTAATCTACTTTAATTCTAAAAATTGGGTTTGTGGCGAATAAATAAAGGGTAATGTATTAAAAGGGTGAACGATATTAATCGTCAAGTCGGTTTCATATTAACCTATTGTCAACTCACTTGATTGTTATGAACACCTCGAATACAGTTATACAATTTCTTTGCCATTGATATCGTGTAGTTAAGAAATATTGAATATAAGTTTCACGGGCTATATGATGATACTAAAAAACGAAGGTAGTTAATTAGTTAGCTGCTTTTATATATGGTTTCCTTAAACAAGAGACAAGACTATGACTAATAAATTTTTTCTGTCGGTACTTATTCTTgaaatgagagtaattattaataGAGTAATAGaagctaaaataagaagaaatggaagaagattggtggttgtggagggtggaaaGAGGTGATGAGGGAAGAACTATTACCTCCATATGAAGGTAATGCATTACTTGAGGGGGGAGGTGGGTAATTATTACCCCCTAACGGATGAACTATTACACTATCTTCTCTCATTTCTATCTCCAACTTCCATCACTTTCCTcaattttttagttcatttaagctctattactcccttaataattacctCCATTCCAAGCGAGCCCTTAATACTAAACACTCTAATCATATTTAGTGGTTGTACTTACTAAGTGTATCTTATGGTGAGAAGAAAACTTAATGTGGGAGAGTTATAAATAAGTACTACataattaatttaacatatatttttttttacaatGCCTATATATATccccgtgcaactttgcacgggttttaacctagtaaagcgtatATAATGTTTTACAACACTCCCAATTCCCATATAATCCCGACCCTTTTCTTTGATCTTTGCGctaaaataaaaaagaaagtaTTTACTTTTAATGGACTCGACTTAGTTAACATTTTGTACTTTTTAACAGGAAATCCGCCAGCGAAAAAACAATAGTTGCAAGCTCGGAGTCCGTGAAAGACAAATCAAATTGGCAATGTACTTTGTTTAAACCCACCATCGTCGGATCTACCGTTACATTTTTACATGTCCAGCTTGGTAAGAATCTCATTATAACCAAGGACGAATCCCAAAACATCGCGGTAGACGACGGGTCTAGTGGCAATGAAATCCTTACGGCCATGATAATTAACCTAGAAACCCTAGTCAAACTACCAAAATACGTCCAATTTAGGTCTGAAAACGGTAAACTCCTCCGGGCAGTCGAGCTCACGTATAATCTCCCCGCTCCTATATCCTGGAAACCCACGGAAGAGTTACCTGAAGGTGGTCGCTACGAGTTTCTTAAGTGTAGCGAGACTAATTCGACAGCCAGAGCCACCATGTTTGAGGTTCTTGATGATCTTGGCGACGGTTCAACTGGTTTCAAGTATGCTATAAATGGAAAGATTTGGGGCGCTCCTTCTATCTTtcaaaaatgggttttgattaCTTACGGTATTAATAGTGTCACTAACCCAAGGTGCCAATTTGAGCCGATTAAGACGGAAGAAATCGACGTAATTGCTCTTAAAAACTACTTTCACCATGCATACATCAAAAAATTTACGACATTTGATTACACTGACTGCTTCTCAGCAATGGGGGGAACTATAGATGATACCTCTAGATTGAGGGTTGAGGAGCCCATCAAGCACAGGATAGTTCTAGTTAAGAAATTTCGATATGAAGCTTTTCGAATCATTAGCGACGAGAAAGAGGCTGTAATAGATAGCAAAGAAATCGTCAACAGAGGCGATTCCGAGCTTACTGAGACGGTTAAGTTCACGCGCTACGACGAGTATGAAACAGGAAAATGGACCAAAACTATTTCTATTCAAGCtcagacgaagttcttttttaaaAGCCCATTTCCGGTTTATAAAGACGGGAAATTCAGTGACGGATATGGAGAAGCAGCCGAAAAAGACTATCAATGGGGAAAAATCCTTGAGCGTAAATATAATATGGTGACGGAAAATTACCCTGTTAAAGTGCCAGCAAGAAGTGTGAGAACTGCAAATTTGGTAGCAAGgaaaattgtttttgaaattcCGTTTAATTTCGATCAGAATGATGTAAATAGCATAAACGGGGAAAGTATAATGCTAGATGATCAACGTGAGGGTCTTTACCTTGGTGTTCTTCAGTTTGACTACAAAATCAAGACATTTTGAGTAACGAAAAAGCAAGGTACGAGCTACTCCCTTCAATTCCTCATTTCGGATACACCAAAATCCGTATAATTGAACACAAAAACCGTATACCGTACTCTATATGCATAacaaaaccgtatcgtatatctTTGTTCACCCCTAACACATACTCCACTATATAATAGTCCCTAGTAGGGCTGGTCAAACCTCAAAGCCCACCCTGCCATCCCGGAGTAGGTTGCATCTCGGGTCACTTCTTACCCGGCCCGTGTGTAGCCCGCCCCGCCCCACCCCAACCCTGACCCGACATAGCCCATAGGCCTTCCCAAAACCCGTTCGAAATCGGCCCCTCGACCCTGCAGTTCTGAGTCCATCTCTGCATGGCCCGGCCTGACCCAACCCTATCCTGGGCCAATTTCGGGTCCGTCTAGCAAAGCTCGGTCCGTCCCAGGGTTAGCCCAGCCCAGCCCGAATGTTTAACCAGCCCTGCTTCGCACTATATTGTTGATTGCACGAGTATAgtctttatttttttatttttatttttcgtaCATAGGAGTATAGTCTTCATTAACCACTTGTTGCAATGTTTTGTGTGCAGGTTTAATATTGATCGAGTACACGCATGTGAAAGCCTTGACTCAACTAAATAAAAAGTAACAATATCAGTGAAATTGGAAACATATGTTTGATATTGATCGAGTATAGTCTTTTGTTATTTGcatcctgtttttttttttttatgtcctAGCAATGAGTAATTTCAgactttcaataaatttgaatttCCACTATCAAATGCTAATGTTTGTAATGTTTTGgttgaataaaaataaaataaaatcaataacaAATAAACGATTTGTTTATATAATTTCTATTGGATTTTTTTAGTTCTGTATATTAAGGATACAAATACTCAACAGCAGCAACAACTTACGTAACAACCTAAAAGATTATTTATCACATGCTCCTATTTCTTTGTAAAGTCAATTAGCTAGTCTTTAACTCATCCTAGTTTGTAGCTTCTGTTATCTAAGTTTTAGCTTAAGGTGGTTAGCTTATCCTTTGTATAAATATAACCTCTTGTACACAGTATTACTCATCTATACAAATTATACATATCATTTCATTCTCTTCATGGTATCACGAGTCTGACGATCCTCacgatctaaaaaaaaaaaaaaaaaagaaaaaaaaaattcgtcttCTTCTTGTACTCGACCTCCGACTTTTTTCGCATTCGACCACCATGGCTAACAACCAACTTCAAATTGTCAACAACGCTAACCCAACAAACCCCCTCACCCTTGTCAACTTCTCAAACTGTATCCAACTTAAGGACACCATCACCTTCCGTCAATGGAGATTTCAAGTCCGTGCCATAATGAATGGTCTTGAACTCTTCTCTTATCTTGACGGCACCACTGTTGCTCCACCCAAAACCATAACGGTTAACCCCACCCCCACCCGAAACAGCCGTAACCACTGCCCCCAACCCTGCCTATTCCACTGGTATAGGCAAGACCAACTTATCCTTGGTGCCCTTACCGGTACCCTTGCACCTCCGATTGCTGCCCTCATTGTTAATGACACGACTTCCAATGCTGCTTGGACTACCCTAACCCGTACCTTTGCCAACTCCTCTCGAGGACACCGTCTCCAAATTAAGGATTGCCTAGAAAACATTACCCACACCGATGACATGACCATAACcgagtgttggagtatgtgtcctcgacaataatgcgatcacatgtttaaatctcacattaagaatacataagggaatgtaacattttattgtcaactgatccacattaatcggtaatgattggctgactagagtttgacattactgtcgtgtgacggctgtggtcagttgatcccttaaggtcacacctaaaggatgatgcccttatctgtaaagttgattaattgtatgacgatacaagttgatcaattccttaaaattgaacaattcaattgtgagagagaatattaatatcttattgtaatgggattaaataagatttattttagtaattgaaatactttattactaaaattgtttattgtttgataaacaatagagataagaataaatggttaattataattacaagatgttgtgaattataattatatgacccattttatttatgtgatcaagtatcactagtcaatttgttgtatgtaatttaattaatttataaaaatgatatttatgggataaatatgcattaaattaattaataacatgtaacatactacatgtgacatattgtgtgacaaatgacaaattgacaaaataaaatggtagtccattttacatgaatggaccgaaatgtaggaggtattagtgggttgtgcttatattattttatgtgataagatttaAATAATAAGCCTAACCTACTCATAGCCTTACACTACCTACATTTTGATAAGAGTAAAAGCATAAAGGAGATTCCATTTTGGCCTCTTCTTATTGCCTCCCACCGGTTGCATGCTAAAAAGAGgagaacttttgttctcatttttggttgttcattcattcatacatttcTCACATGCAAAATATTCTCTAGTTCTCTCAAactctctaaaacaagtttttagaaatcACATAAATTGTTCCaaagatattactaatattattagtgtaatatatgagtattagtaatcaattttaaggtaaactactaaacaaatatctagcacatattatttagtagagataagggataatcttgggtgcaatcaagaggagtggcttctatacttgaagtctttggaggatcatcctattactcatcatagctcaagaaactcatcgaccgtgtcaattataattatcataattcatcgctttagttcacttaaaacgtgatagataataaattgacatgacctctcgctaaattaataattgagataatgagatatagccttaccaaatagtagaacccatgaagtaccaatttcaaaagggagttaagccggctttaccgtaatacaaaccttgttacgttggcgaagtggggtagtaaaattttattacatcgaaatttggattgagctcaacggaagtattcgtgaccgtagtcgcatgtgttccgggctatagataaatattagagtaattttatcgaccgagagttctagaagtagaatcgattaaagagttaatccaccgagttatattgataagggatgaatcggctcaccgtgcccgaattaatatgaattggatctcgggatcatttataatagttgggatgaggtcactatataaatgcttaaaacttgtttaaaatgttaacaagtattattattattattattattattattattattattattattattattattattattattattattattattattattattattattattattattattgttccgggtgtaattccagagcaagtatagttaccacccgtggcttgttgaatgatgtcttgagctGAATCTTTCTTCTCTTTATcattcctctcggtctctcctgcaacaatgaacgaactgagggcttggctttgtgccaagcgtactcactccgacgctcaagtcagtaacttagagaggtaagttgttacttggctaaatgtatatgttgtagagagataaggaagatgttaccagatgaatagtgtatctaggtttagttgtggattagttggatcctttcctcaatgaaggttgaggagtatttataggctttcaccttttgtcacgtagtggccaagttgctagcaggtggaaagactgatctacccctcggc
This sequence is a window from Silene latifolia isolate original U9 population chromosome 8, ASM4854445v1, whole genome shotgun sequence. Protein-coding genes within it:
- the LOC141595821 gene encoding uncharacterized protein LOC141595821, with the translated sequence MIINLETLVKLPKYVQFRSENGKLLRAVELTYNLPAPISWKPTEELPEGGRYEFLKCSETNSTARATMFEVLDDLGDGSTGFKYAINGKIWGAPSIFQKWVLITYGINSVTNPRCQFEPIKTEEIDVIALKNYFHHAYIKKFTTFDYTDCFSAMGGTIDDTSRLRVEEPIKHRIVLVKKFRYEAFRIISDEKEAVIDSKEIVNRGDSELTETVKFTRYDEYETGKWTKTISIQAQTKFFFKSPFPVYKDGKFSDGYGEAAEKDYQWGKILERKYNMVTENYPVKVPARSVRTANLVARKIVFEIPFNFDQNDVNSINGESIMLDDQREGLYLGVLQFDYKIKTF